In the Balaenoptera musculus isolate JJ_BM4_2016_0621 chromosome 2, mBalMus1.pri.v3, whole genome shotgun sequence genome, TGTCCGGCCCCCAGCAGGCAGCACtcatcccctgcccctcccaccccaaccctaGCGCATATTTCCTAGCACATGTGCATACATTTCCTCCATTCCGGCACTTTCCCTGGTCTCTCACTGAGGGTGGTTGCTCAGAGAGACAGCACCTTCTATAAGGTGCGTGATTCGCTCTTTGTCCTTCAGAATCTTTCCAGTCGTCAGATGATTCATCCTGTACATGTgtgcagcatttgtcttttttggttttttttttttttttgccactttcaattaaaaaaattccactCTGGGTTTTATTATAATTGTCTCTCTTCTTTACTAGCACTTTGAACATGAGCCATTTTGTGCTTATAGACGTGAGGGGTTGATAATGGTCATTAAGACACCTCAGAGCCGAGCACAGACTTGATGAGCCCTGGGCGTAACAAACACCTTGATGGCCCAGGCTGAATGCCCATCCGGGACACTCGGGACTGTGGCACTtagctccctttctctctgtggAGGTTGAAAAGTAAAGAAGCTTTTGTAACTCCTCCGCGCTCCCAACACATACCCGGACAGCACCCCACCCGACCTCTAGCTCTGTGAGGACTAGGAGCACCCCGTGGTCTCCCTTGTACCCCCAGCTGCTAGTGTAGGGCCTGGCATGTGGTGGTAGGTGTGCAGTGGGGATTGTGGAGCAGAACTTGAATGCCTCCGTGCTGAACCTGCCTGCCTCTCACCTCCCTCAGGTATTCCTGGTGCAGCCGGCGGCTGGTGGAAGAGCGTTACTCTTGGACCAGCCAGCTGTCGCCGGCTGACCTCATTCCCCTGGAGGTCCCTGCCAGTGCCGGCGGCCCCACCCAGCGAGACTGGCAGGAGCAGTTAGTGGTGGGGCACAACGTGTCCTTCGACCGGGCCCATGTCAGGGAGCAGTACCTGATCCGGGTATGGTTCATGGGGCCAAATGCAGGCTCTGGCACGGGGTGGGCTAAGAGCCCTGCTCTCAGTGGCTAGGGAAGGCATTGCTTTTCCTGGCCAGTGCCTCCATCGCCTTTGTAGAAGCTACAGGGCCTCCTGTTGACCAGCCCTGCCCGTGGTCCCTGTACCCAGCTGTTCTGTCCCTAGGGTCTGCCTGGCACAGGACCTGAGTTGTCACAGGGTACTAATGGCCCTTTCTCTGTGCGGCATTTTAGAGCTTAGCCTGGGTCTTTGGAGGCCGTGGGCTCCACAGCCTGGGCTCCCATCCTGCCTTGGCCACTGGTGAGCAGCATGAGCCTCTTAACATCCCTTTACAActaaggaaactgagcctcagtttccttatttgtaaagagAGGGAGATGGCAGAagctacctcataggattgttgagaGGGTTTGAACAGTGCACACATCAAACACTCAGAACCATAGTTGTGGCAATTCttaattctgtgaaaagtgcccTAGGAGAAAGGCAGGGCAGGTGAGAGTAGCCTTAACCTCTAGCTGAGGGTGCTGAGGCTCAGACAGCCTTGttgacttgcccagggccacagcgCTTCTGagcggcagggctgggggccgAGCCTGATAGCTTGGAAGGCCTCGTTTTGGCCACTGTGTTCCCAAGGTGCCCCTGGAGCTGTTGCTAGATGCTGGGAAGGCCTGTGTGTTGGGATTCAACCAGGCCTGCGCCTTCAAGGGTGGCTAGGGTTTGAGAAGGCAGGCCCCTCACAGGTGGAGGGACAAGCGTTGGCAAGCATGAAGACACTCTGTCTTTAGCGTTGGGAGGctgtgggctgggaggggaggctgaGGTGGGGCTGGTGGGCTGAAGTGCCGAAGCAGGAGTAGGCTGGCCCCTCAGCTGCAGCCTCTCCTCCTCAGGGCTCCCGCATGCGCTTCCTGGACACCATGAGCATGCACATGGCCATCTCAGGGCTAAGCAGCTTCCAGCGCAGTCTGTGGATGGCAGCCAAGCAGGGCAAGCACAAGGCCCGGCACCCCACACAGCGAGGCCAGAAATCCCAGAGCAAAGCCAACGGCCCAGCGGTGAGAGCACACTGGGGGGGGACCCCGTCCCCGGCCTGCCTGTCTGGCTTGAGACCGAGCTGATCTGCCATGTCCCTTGCTCTGGCCTCCAGATCTCATCCTGGGACTGGCTGGACATCAGCAGTGTCAATAATCTGGCAGACGTGCACAGCCTCTACGTGGGGGGGCCTCACTTAGAGAAGGAGCCCCGCGAGCTGTTTGTCAAGGGTAGCATGAAGGACATCCGTGAGAACTTCCAGGTATGGTGGTGGAGAGGGGCTCTGGGGACATGGGCTGTGGCAGACCCCTAGCGACCCTGGGGAGCGTAGCTGCCAGACCTGACCCTGAGAGGCCCGGTGGTGGTAGTGGGATGGCTGCCCACCCAGCGCCTTCCTGTCGCCTGTGCCAGGACCTGATGCAGTACTGTGCCCAGGACGTGTGGGCCACCTATGAGGTTTTCCAGCAGCAGCTACCGCTCTTCTTGGAGAGGTGAGGGAGAGCCCCTCTGGGAACCCATGGGGGTCAGTGGGTTCCTGGTACCCAGGCCCACCGTAACCAGGTGGTGCCGGGCCTTTCTCAGGCTGGGGGCCTTAGCCTTTCTGGGCTGAGAGCTTGGAGCCACTCTGTCCAGTGGTGCCCCGCTGGGCCTTGGACTCGGGGGTTTCTACAGTGCCCTGGAGGGGGGCACTGAGGCTGTGCTTGTTTCATGTGCGTGGTCCTGGTTTGCTAAGCACCGTCTCTGAACCCAGATCCTGAGCCAAGGACTTCGCATCCGTCTTGGTTATGTTTGCTAGTGAGTCAGTTTTATGATGTGGTCAGAGTCATAAGTGTCAGCCAGACCTGGTTCTAATCTTGATTATCCTATCCAACTcatttgaccttgggcaagttacttggtttctctgagcctcaatgcTCTTATCTGTGAAGCATACACAAATATAGTTGCGAGGTTCTTGTATGATCTTTTGTGTGTATGGGGttgtagcacagtgcctggcgctTAGCCATTACTCAGCAAATGGCagccattttcatttttgtgatctGTCATTCCCCCATTACCCCTGAGGATGGAatgatattattcccattttatagacgaagGAActtaggctcagagagatgaagtgacttacCCAGGGTCTCATGGCTGGGAAACGGTAGAGCTGGGGTTTAAACCCCTGTCTGTCTGACGTGGGTGGTTGGGTTGAGGATCGCCAGGCTGGCCCAGGGATTGAGCCAAAGCCTTGCCTCCTGTGGTCATTTATGGCAGCCCTGGTGTTTGTCCTCAAGGTGTCCCCACCCGGTGACTCTGGCTGGCATGTTGGAGATGGGTGTCTCCTACCTGCCCGTCAACCAGAACTGGGAGCGTTACCTGGCGGAGGCACAGAGCACCTACGAGGAGCTCCAGTGGGAGATGAAGAAGTCGCTGATGGACTTGGCCAATGATGCCTGCCAGCTGCTCTCAGGAGAGAGGTAGCCAGGCCTTGGGCGGGCTGGATCCCCCTgcagggggtgggcaggtgggagggcTGGCCTTCGGCTTGGCCTTAGCCCTGCCCTGGTGGACTGGCTGTGCAGGTACAAAGAAGATCCCTGGCTCTGGGACCTAGAGTGGGACCTACAGGAATTTAAGCAGAAGAAGGCAAAGAAGGTGAAGAGGAAGGAGCCGGCCACAGCCAGCAAGTTGCCTGTCGAGGGGCCCGAGGCCCCTGGGGATCCCAAGGATCAGGAAGGTGGGGAACATGggcgggaggtggggcagggatggACCCTGGGAAGGTCCTGGGACCCGGGGGTCCCTTGGAAGGGGTTGCTCCAGCCTTCCAGAGATGAGTAGGCTGGGCAGGTCTTTGTGAGAGACCCTTCTCTGGTCCTGATTGTCCTCCCCGACCCTGTGCAGACCCTGGCCCCCCCAGTGAGGAGGAGGAGTTTCAGCGAGATGTCATGGCCCGCGCCTGCTTGGAGCAGCTGAGGGGGACCACAGAGCTCCTGCCCAAGCGGCCCCAGCACCTTCCTGGGCACCCAGGGTGAGCCCTGTCTCCCTAACATGTCCAGCGGCCATccttacccctccctccaccctgggaCACCCCTATTCTGGGCCCCAGCACAGGGGGTGGTGTGCATATGGGCCCTTAGTAACCTGCTGCCATTTGTTCCTGCCATCTTCCAGTTTGCTCTGACCCCTGGGTCACTGGACTCAAGCAGTACAAGTGCActaagcacctgctgtgtgctgggcctcATAGTAGCCTCTGAGAGTACAAATAGGAACATAACTCCCTTCTTTCTAGTAGCTTCTCCCTGGGAGGAGCCAGTTGTGCAGACCAGCCAGCGCAGCTGGAGTTTATATCCATCAGTGTTGAGGCAGTGCCTGACTCTGCCTGGggaaatcaaggaaggcttccttgaGGAGGTGACTCTTCATTCACACCCCATAGAGTGGCAGAGATGAGAAAATAAGGGCAGCCCGGGTGAACAGCAGAGTGCCAACTTTACATTTGCCTGAGATGAGGCcgccttaaattttgtgccctgAGTGCCTTACTTGCCTCACCCTTGTGTTGGCTCCGGTGAACAGCACGTGAGGGATGGAGCTCTGAAGGCCCTGGTGTGCCTTTAGAGCAGCGGTGGGAGGGCAGATCTACTTGCTCCTCTGGGCAGTTTCCCTGCATGAAATGGAGCTGGGGAAGGATTCCAGCCCTAGGCTATGCATGTGGGTCCTGGCTTCTGAGTAGTACAGGGGGGCTGACATAGGATCTTTCCTTCTGGGATATTCGAATTATTCTAGGGGACTCCGTGGGGGTCCTGGTTGTATCCCAGAGGGAAGGGATGGTGACTGTAGGCTGAGGTCACCAGAAAGCCTTGGGGTCTTGGAGAGTGGGTGGGGCCCTTGCCGTCATACACTGTCCTCCCCCGACTACCATGACACTGCTCTCTTCTGGCGGGGCATAGGTGGTATCGGAAGCTCTGTCCCCGGCTAGATGACCCTGCGTGGACCCCAGGCCCCAGTCTCCTCAGTCTCCAGATGCGGGTCACACCTAAACTCATGGCGCTGACCTGGGACGGCTTCCCTCTGCACTACTCGGAGCGGCATGGCTGGGGATACCTGGTGCCCGGGCGGCGGGACAACCTGGCTAAGGTGCCACCAGGCAGCGGCCTAACGTCGGCTGGGGTGGCCTGCCCCTACACGTAAGGCTCTGGCtcagggaggaaggggctggaggCTAGGGACCCCTTCCCCTTGCTGGAGAGACCAAACCCAGCTCAGGCTAGTGGAAAGAGCTCGGGTCTGAGAGTCTGGGTTCTAGTTCTTTGTTTGGTGGCTGCCTTTTCTGTCTGGGCCTCAGAGCCCTGTGGGGCTGAGGGCGTGGTGCTTGGAGTGGGTGAGATTGAGGCCCTGCTCCTGGGCCTGGCAGCCCAGCTGCCCTCACAGGAGTGTGCAGAGGGAGGGCTGTTGGAAGTGACAGGGGGGATGAGCTTTGTCCCcctttttttagtataatttattgagcactgattATACTCTGTGTTAATAAACCTTTTACAGTGCTTCCCTCGTTTGTTACCCAGGCAGTCCCATGGTTATCTTCATTTTAGAGTTGGCAAAACAAAGGCCTGGGGAAGTCAGTTTCTTGTCTGAGCTCACAAACCCTTGAGCTTTTGACAGGCAGGTGTTGGGGAGAAGCCATAGCACTTGAAGTGGCCCAGAATTGAGAGTCCTGGCTCTGCGGGGCAGCCTGAACCACCCGTGGGGCCTTAGGACAGAGGGGCAGGGATCAGCCTGCTCCTTTGAGCTGCAGGATGGATGAGCGGGCAGGagccagcctggggcagggcctggccctGACTTCCCACTGCTCAGCTCCCAGACCTTTTCCCCGGGGAGGTGGCGGCCCTGGGGAGAAGCGCTTAGATTTGAGTCAGCCCAGGCCTCGAAACCCAGCCTGCCACCATTGTGCTGTCGTTTTCAATTTGTCACTCCCTGTCTGTGAACCAGGGGAAGTGCTGTCCATTTCCGCCTCAGAGCTGATTCTGAGGCTAAACGGAGGGAATCGCGGAAGGCCCCCAGCGAGCTGCCTGGCCCGGAGGGGGCACCCGGTAATCagaggctgctgctgctgttctCTGCGCAGAGCCATCGAGTCCCTGTACAGGAAGCACTGTCTTGAGCAGGGGAAGCAGCAGCTGGAGCTGCAGGAGGCAGACCTGGCTGAGGAGTTCCTGCTCACCGACAGCAGTGCCATGTGGCAGACGGTGAGGGCGGGctctgagcctgagctctggggagggggctctgttCCCTCTAGGAAGGGGCGGCCTtttgggtgggggcggggtgccGGATGCGCTCAGTTGCCCCCCCCAGGCTGTCCTGGGCTGTCTGCGTGTCGCAGGGAGGGGTGGTGGATTTGGGCCAAGCCAGCCCCCTGCTTCACTTCCTTGGTACCTGGGCCCATCCAGGTGGAAGAAATGGGCTGCTTAGAAGTGGAGGCCGAGGCCAGGATGGAGAACTTGCGAGTGGCAGTTCCAGGTCAACCCCCAGCTCTGGTGAGCTGGGCACCTGCTCAGGGGTTGTCTGGGTGGGTGTTGGGTGGCAGGGCCCTCCTCTTGTGCCCAAGTAGCTCTTTCCCCCCAGAGAATTCCCAGGGTCTTGGGGAGCTGGGAGATGGCTGCCCTGCCTTTGGGTGGCCCCATACTTGTTGGAGGCCAAGGAGGAAGCCTGAGACCTCATAGCCATCCTGTCATTTCCCAGCTTACCTGCTCGCCATTTCAGGCCCTtttcccaccccctaccccatgGCCCTCGCTGAATGCAGGTGCTGGAGCAGGGCCTGATCTAGGTGTGTGGCCCCCACAGACTGCTGCTGGCGGCCCaaaagccagccagccagcttATCACCATGGCAACGGACCCTACAATGACGTGGATATCCCCGGCTGCTGGTTCTTCAAGCTGCCTCACAAGGTGTGTGTCCTGGTTCATGCCTGTTCTGTGGTGTCCTCGCTGTGCTCAGGGAGCACTGTAGGCCTCCAGAGTGACTCAAACAAGGAGACTCCCTTTTTGCAGGAATGCTGGTAGTAGTGGCGCAGAGTATGATCTCAGACAAATGTTGCCATCTCTCTGAGGCTTTGTCTTCCTTCTGAAAATTGGGTGGTGAGGGGCATGGTGGTGGAATTAAATGACACAGGGCATGTCAGGTGTCTAGTGCCACATCTGGTACATGATAGGATCTGTTGACTGATGACTGTTACTGTGAGGGGAGCTAGgtttgtttgtgtctgtgtgttagtgcccgtgtgtgcgtgtgtgtgtgtgcgcacgcgctgCAATCGGGGATTTGCCCCAGACCTCTCTGCTTGAGGTTCTGGGCTCAGTGTTGGGCAGAGCCCAGGCACACAGGGCATCAGTTCCCCAGCTAGGGGTCTGCCATGTGCCTCCAGCCCCTGcttcttttgctcttttcagGATGGTAACAGCTGCAATGTGGGCAGCCCCTTTGCCAAAGACTTCCTGCCCAAGATGGAGGACGGCACCCTGCAGGCTGGCCCAGGAGGTGCCAGTGGGCCCCGTGCCTTGGAAATCaacaaaatgatttctttttggaGGAACGCCCATAAACGTATCAGGTGGGTCACCGTGGGAGGGCAGAGACATGCTGTCTGTCTGTGCCTCTGGCCGGGTTACTGCAGTCTTGGGatcccttcccctgcctcccacccagGGGCCCCTGACAGCCTGTGCTGCAGTGGAGGGACAGCCTGGTCTAGAGGCCTGGCTGCTTGTGGTCCTGGTGCCATGGGACCGTGAGCAAGACTCGTTCCCTCTCCAGCTGCAGTTTCCCTGTTATGTAAAAAGAGTGGTACTGTAGGACTTTGGCGGCCCCTCCCAGCTCTGCGGCCCCTTCCATGGAGGGCTAGTAACCTGTAAGCTCTGTTGGGGCCTGGGAGTGGGTCCTGTAGGCTGGGAATGGCAAATGGATCGAAGGCTAGTTCCGAGGGGTTTGTGGCTGCCAGCGGCACACTCTTGTGAGAAGGGTGCTGTGATGGGTTGGTAAAGTCTGCCCTGAGCCTGGAAAAGGCAGTGGTGGCAGGGCTGGTGCTGGGTGTCTCATGGATACTCCAGGACGGGGGCCGAAGCTGCCTCAGATGCCTGGCCAGTTCCCGGTGGCTTATGCTCCTAGACGGTGGATGCTAGGCCCACCCTGGGTCAAGTCAGTGGGAAGAGCGTTGAGGCTGGGCAAGGAGGGGGCACAGCAGCCCCCAAAGCTGGGCAAATGAGGGCCGTGTTGTGATGGGGGATGGAGTGTGCTCCCTGTGGCTGTGCTGAGCAATCCGTCTGTCCCCACAGCTCCCAGATGGTGGTGTGGCTGCCCAGGTCAGCTCTGCCCCGTGCTGTGACCAGGTATGTCCTGGCAAGTGGTTGTGGGAACGGGAAAATGGGGGCGGGTCCTAGGACCCAAGCAAGCTGCTGAGCCTCGTGTCCTCCCCCCAGGCACCCACACTACGATGAGGAAGGCCGCTATGGGGCCATCCTGCCCCAGGTCGTGACCGCTGGCACCATCACTCGACGGGCTGTAGAGCCCACGTGGCTCACTGCCAGCAATGCCCGGGTATATGTCCTCTGCACCTCTGGTCCCGCCCTTCCTCTCCTGTGTCTAGAAGCTGGGGTTGCAGAGGGACTTTGCTGAGGAGCATGAAAAGGAACCTAAAATCTGGGTCAGGCAGGACTCAAGTTCAAATCTAGCTTCACAACTCATCCAGCTTTTCAGCAAATATGTTCTGGGCACCTGCTCCTGGCCAGACATTGACAAGGCATGCTAGGCACAGCTGTTGTGGAGTCTAGATGGGGCCGGGTATAGAGCCAGGTACGGAGCAGGGATTCTTTACCTGGAACTGTGGAGTTTGGGGCACTGCTGGCTGGCATTCCTTAAAACCATCCCCTCAGGAAGGGCTCCAGCATTCTCAGTCTAGTCAGGCTCCAGGGATGGGTGGGAGGAGTCTACTGGGATATCTAGGTCGGGTCTGACCTCACTCTTCCTGCAGCCTGACCGAGTAGGCAGTGAGTTGAAGGCCATGGTGCAGGCCCCGCCCGGCTACGTCCTCGTGGGTGCTGATGTGGACTCCCAGGAGCTGTGGATTGCAGCTGTGCTTGGAGATGCCCACTTTGCCGGCATGCATGGTGAGCAGGAGCCAGGGCTGGAGCAAAGCGGTGGCAGCCTGATGCCTCGCCGGGAGGAATATTTCTGAAGCCTGTTTTCTCACTTCTGCCTTGCTCCCCAGGCTGCACAGCCTTTGGGTGGATGACACTGCAGGGCAGGAAGAGCAGGGGCACCGATCTACACAGTAAGACAGCTGCCACAGTGGGCATCAGCCGTGAGCATGCCAAGGTCTTCAACTATGGCCGCATCTATGGGGCCGGGCAGCCCTTCGCTGAACGCCTGCTAATGCAGTTCAACCACCGGCTCACGCGGCAGGAGGCAGCTGAGAAGGCCCGACAGATGTATGCGGTCACCAAGGGCCTCCGCAGGTGAGGGTGCCTCTCCCATCCACAGCCACGTTACCCCAGGGCCTCGGGCTTGCTTTACTACCTTTACCGCCCCCTTCTTTTCTACCTCTTCCCATTACCTGAGTCCTCACCTGGCCCCTCTCCCTCCAGATCCCTGTGACCTAGTTCTAGGGTGGTTTGTCCTTGGGTTGTGACATTTGCTTGCTTAATGGTCAGTTTTCCTCATAGAGTTAAAGCTGCGCTTTTGTTATGCTGTCAGAGCTCTGGTCATGCAGAGTAAACAGTAACATGGGGTTGCAAACTCACGTGCCTACAGGGAGTGAGAGCAAGTGCAGCAGGCGGTTTAGTAGAAGACAGCTGACAGGAGAGCCTGCGGAAAACCAGAGACTTTAAACTGATTTTGACAGAGGAGAAAGCCTTCCCAGGCTTCCAGTTTGCTTCCGCCCATAGTACCTATTGTTTGCTCAGGGGCTCAGCAGCCTCCTAGGAGGGTTCCTGAATCGAGTGTGAGGGAGGAGAGGTGCCTTTACGACTTGCGTGGGTATAATATACGGTGTCTGTGTTTAATTAGCTGACCTCATGGAAAGACTAAAAGTAAGTGATAACAGTTCAGTAGTAACTGCATAAAGGCAGAAAAGGGGAGCCGAGTATTGTCCACGGAGGTGAGAGGAGGACATGGGGTTGGGGGTGGCATGCACCGTGGGCGGCGTGTGCTGGCGGAGGAGGCAAGGCAGTGACGACAGAAGAGATTGGGCCTTAGTTGTGGAAACCTTTGCTGGCCTCACAGAGGAGTCTGGACTGGGGTGGTGGGGAAACCCTGGTGCACCTTTGAGCAGGTGAGTGACGTGGCTCTGGAGCCATCGGGGGATGAGCCTGGTGATGTCTGAAGTTGCACTGAAGCTGGGAGTCTGGGGCAGTGGGGACTGAGAAGGGTCAGTCGGGCCTGGCTGTAGGTTCTGTCTTCCGTCCTCTCCCTTTCAGGGAGTAGCCTGTTCTGTCCCCACTACGCGCACCCCCCGCCCCAGTGTGGGGTGATAGCTCTTGCTACCTCCTGGACTACTACATGCCACCTGTTGGTCATGGGGCAGTGCAGTGTCTAAGGCATTAGGACAGTAATAACAGTAGTGGTTCTCGTGTTGGAGTCTGTCCTTTATTGGGCTACCCTCATGTAGTCCCCAAAATCCTGGGTTCCTGTCTAGGCTCTACCTCTTCCTGGCTATGTGATCCCACAAAGTCACTTAGCATCTCTGAGCTTTTTCCCCCTCTGAAGTGGAGCTTGTAGGGGATAGGCATGACCCCAGGGTGGTTGTGGAAGTGGAGTGAGGTGGGATTGAACACTCCTAGCCCAGGGTTTGGCATAAAAGAGGCGTTCCCGTGGGAATGACAGTTGTGACActgcacccccacccccacccccaccccaggtatCGGCTGTCAGATGAGGGCGAGTGGCTGGTGAGGGAGTTGGACCTCCCTGTGGACAGGACCGAGGATGGCTGGGTTTCCCTGCAGGATCTACGCAAGATCCAGAGAGAAGCTTCTAGGAAGTGAGAACTGTCTGTTAAGGATGGAGGGCGGGTCTGGGCTGGCCCGGGGAAAGGTGGGATGCTTTGTTTTTAGCTCTAAGATGCTAAAAGACAAAGCTTGCCCTCTGTTTCTCGCCCCCCAGATCTCAATGGAAGAAGTGGGAGGTGGTTGCTGAACGAGCCTGGATGGGGGGCACAGAGTCAGAAATGTTCAATAAGCTGGAGAGCATTGCGATGTCTGACACACCACGTACCCCGGTGCTGGGCTGCCGCATCACCCGAGCCCTGGAGCCCTCTGCTGTCCAGGGGGAGGTATCCTACTACCCTTGGAACATGGGGAGAGGGTcgcagggagggcagggctccTGTACTACCTCCTACTCTAGTGAACTGGTATGTGGGTTAACGCTTCTCGCCTGTGCCTACCTTCCCTCCCCAGTTTATGACCAGCCGTGTGAATTGGGTGGTGCAGAGCTCCGCTGTGGACTACTTACACCTCATGCTTGTGGCCATGAAGTGGCTGTTTGAGGAGTTTGCCATTGATGGGCGCTTCTGCATCAGCATCCACGATGAGGTTCGCTACCTGGTGCGGGAGGAGGACCGCTACCGCGCTGCCCTCGCCCTGCAGATCACCAACCTCTTGACCAGGTAGGCGAGGCCCGTGGCCTCTCTGGCCTGACCATATACCAGATATGTGGGGCTTGGACCGGGCTGAGCATGATCTGAATTTTCATCCCCCCAGAAATAAATGTTCCCACTtttatctctgatttttaaaatttgtagcaGTCTTAAAAAAGA is a window encoding:
- the POLG gene encoding DNA polymerase subunit gamma-1 isoform X3, coding for MSRLLWRKVAGATVGPGPVPAPGRWVSSSASVPVPSDGQPQPQPPPVPSSEGGQLRHNPLHIQMLSRGLHEQIFGHGGEMPGEAAVRRSVEHLQKHGLWGQPAAPLPDVELRLPPLYGGSLDQHFRLLAQKQSLPYLEAANLLLQAQLAPRPPNWAWAEGWTRYGPAGEAEPVAIPEERALVFDVEVCLAEGTCPTLAVAISPSAWYSWCSRRLVEERYSWTSQLSPADLIPLEVPASAGGPTQRDWQEQLVVGHNVSFDRAHVREQYLIRGSRMRFLDTMSMHMAISGLSSFQRSLWMAAKQGKHKARHPTQRGQKSQSKANGPAISSWDWLDISSVNNLADVHSLYVGGPHLEKEPRELFVKGSMKDIRENFQDLMQYCAQDVWATYEVFQQQLPLFLERCPHPVTLAGMLEMGVSYLPVNQNWERYLAEAQSTYEELQWEMKKSLMDLANDACQLLSGERYKEDPWLWDLEWDLQEFKQKKAKKVKRKEPATASKLPVEGPEAPGDPKDQEDPGPPSEEEEFQRDVMARACLEQLRGTTELLPKRPQHLPGHPGWYRKLCPRLDDPAWTPGPSLLSLQMRVTPKLMALTWDGFPLHYSERHGWGYLVPGRRDNLAKVPPGSGLTSAGVACPYTAIESLYRKHCLEQGKQQLELQEADLAEEFLLTDSSAMWQTVEEMGCLEVEAEARMENLRVAVPGQPPALTAAGGPKASQPAYHHGNGPYNDVDIPGCWFFKLPHKDGNSCNVGSPFAKDFLPKMEDGTLQAGPGGASGPRALEINKMISFWRNAHKRISSQMVVWLPRSALPRAVTRHPHYDEEGRYGAILPQVVTAGTITRRAVEPTWLTASNARPDRVGSELKAMVQAPPGYVLVGADVDSQELWIAAVLGDAHFAGMHGCTAFGWMTLQGRKSRGTDLHSKTAATVGISREHAKVFNYGRIYGAGQPFAERLLMQFNHRLTRQEAAEKARQMYAVTKGLRRYRLSDEGEWLVRELDLPVDRTEDGWVSLQDLRKIQREASRKSQWKKWEVVAERAWMGGTESEMFNKLESIAMSDTPRTPVLGCRITRALEPSAVQGEFMTSRVNWVVQSSAVDYLHLMLVAMKWLFEEFAIDGRFCISIHDEVRYLVREEDRYRAALALQITNLLTR
- the POLG gene encoding DNA polymerase subunit gamma-1 isoform X2 is translated as MSRLLWRKVAGATVGPGPVPAPGRWVSSSASVPVPSDGQPQPQPPPVPSSEGGQLRHNPLHIQMLSRGLHEQIFGHGGEMPGEAAVRRSVEHLQKHGLWGQPAAPLPDVELRLPPLYGGSLDQHFRLLAQKQSLPYLEAANLLLQAQLAPRPPNWAWAEGWTRYGPAGEAEPVAIPEERALVFDVEVCLAEGTCPTLAVAISPSAWYSWCSRRLVEERYSWTSQLSPADLIPLEVPASAGGPTQRDWQEQLVVGHNVSFDRAHVREQYLIRGSRMRFLDTMSMHMAISGLSSFQRSLWMAAKQGKHKARHPTQRGQKSQSKANGPAISSWDWLDISSVNNLADVHSLYVGGPHLEKEPRELFVKGSMKDIRENFQDLMQYCAQDVWATYEVFQQQLPLFLERCPHPVTLAGMLEMGVSYLPVNQNWERYLAEAQSTYEELQWEMKKSLMDLANDACQLLSGERYKEDPWLWDLEWDLQEFKQKKAKKVKRKEPATASKLPVEGPEAPGDPKDQEDPGPPSEEEEFQRDVMARACLEQLRGTTELLPKRPQHLPGHPGWYRKLCPRLDDPAWTPGPSLLSLQMRVTPKLMALTWDGFPLHYSERHGWGYLVPGRRDNLAKVPPGSGLTSAGVACPYTAIESLYRKHCLEQGKQQLELQEADLAEEFLLTDSSAMWQTVEEMGCLEVEAEARMENLRVAVPGQPPALTAAGGPKASQPAYHHGNGPYNDVDIPGCWFFKLPHKDGNSCNVGSPFAKDFLPKMEDGTLQAGPGGASGPRALEINKMISFWRNAHKRISSQMVVWLPRSALPRAVTRHPHYDEEGRYGAILPQVVTAGTITRRAVEPTWLTASNARPDRVGSELKAMVQAPPGYVLVGADVDSQELWIAAVLGDAHFAGMHGCTAFGWMTLQGRKSRGTDLHSKTAATVGISREHAKVFNYGRIYGAGQPFAERLLMQFNHRLTRQEAAEKARQMYAVTKGLRRSQWKKWEVVAERAWMGGTESEMFNKLESIAMSDTPRTPVLGCRITRALEPSAVQGEFMTSRVNWVVQSSAVDYLHLMLVAMKWLFEEFAIDGRFCISIHDEVRYLVREEDRYRAALALQITNLLTRCMFAYKLGLNDLPQSVAFFSTVDIDQCLRKEVTMDCKTPSNPTGMERRYGIPEGEALDIYQIIELTKGSLEK
- the POLG gene encoding DNA polymerase subunit gamma-1 isoform X1, with the protein product MSRLLWRKVAGATVGPGPVPAPGRWVSSSASVPVPSDGQPQPQPPPVPSSEGGQLRHNPLHIQMLSRGLHEQIFGHGGEMPGEAAVRRSVEHLQKHGLWGQPAAPLPDVELRLPPLYGGSLDQHFRLLAQKQSLPYLEAANLLLQAQLAPRPPNWAWAEGWTRYGPAGEAEPVAIPEERALVFDVEVCLAEGTCPTLAVAISPSAWYSWCSRRLVEERYSWTSQLSPADLIPLEVPASAGGPTQRDWQEQLVVGHNVSFDRAHVREQYLIRGSRMRFLDTMSMHMAISGLSSFQRSLWMAAKQGKHKARHPTQRGQKSQSKANGPAISSWDWLDISSVNNLADVHSLYVGGPHLEKEPRELFVKGSMKDIRENFQDLMQYCAQDVWATYEVFQQQLPLFLERCPHPVTLAGMLEMGVSYLPVNQNWERYLAEAQSTYEELQWEMKKSLMDLANDACQLLSGERYKEDPWLWDLEWDLQEFKQKKAKKVKRKEPATASKLPVEGPEAPGDPKDQEDPGPPSEEEEFQRDVMARACLEQLRGTTELLPKRPQHLPGHPGWYRKLCPRLDDPAWTPGPSLLSLQMRVTPKLMALTWDGFPLHYSERHGWGYLVPGRRDNLAKVPPGSGLTSAGVACPYTAIESLYRKHCLEQGKQQLELQEADLAEEFLLTDSSAMWQTVEEMGCLEVEAEARMENLRVAVPGQPPALTAAGGPKASQPAYHHGNGPYNDVDIPGCWFFKLPHKDGNSCNVGSPFAKDFLPKMEDGTLQAGPGGASGPRALEINKMISFWRNAHKRISSQMVVWLPRSALPRAVTRHPHYDEEGRYGAILPQVVTAGTITRRAVEPTWLTASNARPDRVGSELKAMVQAPPGYVLVGADVDSQELWIAAVLGDAHFAGMHGCTAFGWMTLQGRKSRGTDLHSKTAATVGISREHAKVFNYGRIYGAGQPFAERLLMQFNHRLTRQEAAEKARQMYAVTKGLRRYRLSDEGEWLVRELDLPVDRTEDGWVSLQDLRKIQREASRKSQWKKWEVVAERAWMGGTESEMFNKLESIAMSDTPRTPVLGCRITRALEPSAVQGEFMTSRVNWVVQSSAVDYLHLMLVAMKWLFEEFAIDGRFCISIHDEVRYLVREEDRYRAALALQITNLLTRCMFAYKLGLNDLPQSVAFFSTVDIDQCLRKEVTMDCKTPSNPTGMERRYGIPEGEALDIYQIIELTKGSLEK